The following proteins come from a genomic window of Pyxidicoccus sp. MSG2:
- a CDS encoding PHP domain-containing protein — MIDLHSHTTASDGQYPPSELLARAAAAGVTVLAVTDHDTVAGLAEAAEAARAHGVELVPGIELSAFILGREVHILGHFLRPDDEDIARFSERLRHERDTRMEAMLERMRQLGYPVHMEHVRAVAGNAQLGRPHLARVLVEKGWAVDVKAAFDRFLGTRGAAWVDRYKLEGTEAIRLIRKAGGTATLAHPGSSRMERQEIRALAKAGLAGLEVLHSDHNPSVRQKYLGLAKELDLVPTSGSDFHGEAVSPDHKLGDAAMPPELFAKLRARAAA; from the coding sequence TTGATTGATTTGCATTCGCACACCACCGCCAGCGACGGCCAGTACCCGCCGTCCGAGCTGCTCGCGCGGGCGGCGGCGGCCGGGGTGACGGTGCTGGCGGTGACGGACCACGACACGGTCGCGGGGCTGGCGGAGGCCGCGGAGGCCGCGCGCGCGCACGGCGTGGAACTGGTGCCGGGCATCGAGCTGTCCGCCTTCATCCTCGGACGCGAGGTGCACATCCTCGGGCACTTCCTGCGGCCGGACGATGAGGACATCGCCCGCTTCTCCGAGCGGCTGCGGCACGAGCGCGACACGCGCATGGAGGCGATGCTGGAGCGGATGCGTCAGCTCGGCTACCCCGTGCACATGGAGCACGTGCGCGCGGTGGCGGGCAACGCGCAGCTGGGCCGGCCCCACCTGGCGCGGGTGCTGGTGGAGAAGGGCTGGGCGGTGGACGTGAAGGCGGCCTTCGACCGCTTCCTGGGCACGCGGGGCGCGGCCTGGGTGGACCGGTACAAGCTGGAGGGCACGGAGGCCATCCGCCTCATCCGCAAGGCTGGCGGCACCGCCACGCTGGCGCACCCGGGCTCCTCGCGCATGGAGCGGCAGGAGATTCGCGCGCTGGCGAAGGCCGGGCTGGCCGGGCTGGAAGTGCTCCACTCGGACCACAACCCCAGCGTGCGGCAGAAGTACCTCGGGCTGGCGAAGGAGCTGGACCTGGTGCCCACCTCCGGCAGCGACTTCCACGGCGAGGCCGTCTCCCCCGACCACAAGCTGGGCGACGCCGCCATGCCGCCGGAGCTGTTCGCGAAGCTCCGGGCCCGCGCCGCAGCCTGA
- a CDS encoding tetratricopeptide repeat protein produces the protein MQCPSETTLSDFLEGLLPEEQRAHVLAHVEGCEGCQEQVAMGASATVAVPELLEERPALAQGSTLARYVVLERIGRGAMGEVYAAYDPELDRQVALKLLRPEGRHLEELRVRLLREAQALARLAHPHVVTVHDVGVAGDCLFLALELVEGTTLSEWLKQPRPLKEVLRVFRDAGRGLAAAHAAGLVHRDFKPSNVLVGQDGRVRVTDFGLARPSNRWLRAPGAPMRVADRPGPAPLTRTGVLVGTPAYMAPEQQQGHGVDARSDQFSFCVALFEALHGVRPFEGHSLEELARAAREGRVRAPERESKVPARVRRAVLRGLRARPEERFPSMDALLAELAPRALRIRTWMAASAAAASLVGLTVGYVVAHRDEARCAQEADKLTTVWSPERRERIRAAFLATGKPYAASAWETVATAMTAQADTWRSLRTDACLAARDDASVSWQTAACLDARLWHLAAITDVLEKADAQTVQNAPQLMASLEGLSGCVDAPALATRPQPTDALRPRVDSVRRRLADVRARMEVGNHTSALEVTTALLQDLKGLDYRPLEAEVLTLHGHLLGLTGKPKVAEDILYKALWAAEAGRDDETVARVWILLLWVVGDQMARMDEANRLVHHARAAVERLGRERFPAIAMDLHLRMGGLRLVQGKLDEAETEYTQGLELSRKATGPERLRTTFFLSGLGRVRSRQFRAQEALDLYRQAQAHALKERQWSPEHPVLAVNLNNISTELLALGRTDEALATLQRSLALLEAARSKDHPSLAAPLNNLAVLLRRAGRLDESRQYFQRALALFERSKGPDHPSTATALAGLGMVAYDSQQLDEALTYNQQALERLHRGLGPDTPRAEQPLRNLALIHLRAGRPYEARKSLLLALSMLEKENGTDSAVTTGVLRDLARVDLTTGGWTAALAHCQRSLKLDEGTQGAESPDTALDLSCLGEAQLGLGASEEAVPLLERARRIDEKARLDRRDAARVSFLLARALWERRSPEERTRAMTLAHEARGWLEALGIRARPDLREVVAWQARHPPSVSEATR, from the coding sequence ATGCAGTGCCCGAGCGAGACGACACTGAGCGACTTCCTCGAGGGCCTGCTCCCGGAGGAGCAACGCGCCCATGTGCTGGCGCACGTGGAGGGCTGCGAGGGCTGCCAGGAGCAGGTGGCGATGGGGGCCAGCGCCACGGTGGCCGTGCCGGAGCTGCTGGAGGAGCGGCCCGCGCTGGCCCAGGGCTCCACGCTGGCGCGGTACGTGGTGCTGGAGCGCATCGGCCGGGGTGCCATGGGCGAGGTGTACGCGGCCTATGACCCGGAATTGGACCGGCAGGTGGCCCTCAAGCTGCTGCGTCCGGAGGGCCGCCACCTGGAGGAATTGCGCGTGCGGCTGTTGCGCGAGGCCCAGGCCCTGGCGCGCCTCGCGCATCCCCACGTCGTCACCGTGCACGACGTGGGCGTGGCCGGAGACTGTCTCTTCCTGGCCCTGGAGTTGGTGGAAGGCACCACCCTCTCCGAGTGGCTGAAGCAACCGCGCCCGCTGAAGGAGGTGCTGCGCGTCTTCCGTGACGCCGGACGCGGGCTGGCGGCCGCGCACGCGGCGGGACTGGTGCACCGCGACTTCAAGCCGAGCAACGTCCTCGTCGGGCAGGACGGCCGGGTGCGCGTGACGGACTTCGGCCTCGCCCGCCCCTCGAACCGGTGGCTCCGCGCGCCTGGCGCCCCCATGCGCGTCGCGGACAGGCCCGGCCCGGCGCCGCTCACCCGCACGGGCGTGCTGGTGGGCACGCCGGCGTACATGGCGCCGGAGCAGCAGCAGGGCCACGGCGTGGACGCGCGCTCGGACCAGTTCAGCTTCTGCGTCGCCCTCTTCGAGGCCCTCCACGGCGTGCGTCCCTTCGAGGGCCACAGCCTGGAAGAACTGGCCCGCGCGGCGCGCGAGGGACGCGTACGGGCGCCGGAGCGCGAGTCGAAGGTGCCCGCGCGGGTGCGGCGCGCGGTGCTGCGGGGCCTGCGCGCGCGGCCCGAGGAGCGCTTCCCCTCCATGGACGCGCTGCTGGCGGAGCTGGCGCCGAGGGCCCTGCGCATCCGCACCTGGATGGCGGCCTCCGCCGCCGCGGCCAGCCTGGTGGGGCTGACGGTGGGCTACGTGGTGGCGCACCGCGACGAGGCGCGCTGTGCACAGGAGGCGGACAAGCTCACCACCGTCTGGAGTCCCGAGCGCCGCGAGCGCATCCGCGCGGCCTTCCTCGCCACCGGCAAGCCCTACGCGGCGTCCGCGTGGGAGACCGTCGCCACCGCGATGACCGCGCAGGCGGACACGTGGCGCTCACTGCGCACCGACGCGTGCCTCGCCGCGCGCGATGACGCCAGCGTGTCGTGGCAGACGGCGGCATGCCTGGACGCGCGGCTGTGGCACCTGGCCGCCATCACCGACGTGCTGGAGAAGGCCGACGCGCAGACGGTGCAGAACGCGCCGCAGTTGATGGCCTCGCTGGAGGGGCTCTCCGGGTGCGTGGACGCGCCCGCGCTCGCCACCCGCCCCCAGCCCACGGACGCGCTGCGCCCCCGCGTGGACTCCGTCCGTCGCCGGCTGGCCGACGTCCGCGCCCGCATGGAGGTGGGCAACCACACCTCGGCGCTCGAAGTCACCACGGCCCTGCTCCAGGACCTGAAGGGGCTCGACTACCGCCCGCTGGAGGCCGAGGTGCTCACGCTGCACGGGCACCTGCTCGGCCTCACCGGCAAGCCGAAGGTGGCCGAGGACATCCTCTACAAGGCGCTGTGGGCGGCCGAGGCCGGGCGCGACGACGAGACGGTGGCGCGCGTCTGGATTCTCCTGCTGTGGGTGGTGGGGGACCAGATGGCGCGGATGGACGAGGCCAACCGGCTCGTCCACCACGCGCGCGCCGCGGTGGAGCGGCTGGGCCGCGAGCGCTTCCCCGCCATCGCCATGGACCTGCACCTGCGCATGGGCGGGCTGCGGCTCGTGCAGGGCAAGCTGGACGAGGCGGAGACGGAGTACACACAGGGGCTGGAGCTGTCACGCAAGGCCACGGGCCCCGAGCGGCTTCGCACCACCTTCTTCCTCTCCGGGCTGGGTCGGGTCCGCTCGCGACAGTTCCGCGCGCAGGAGGCGCTGGACCTGTACCGCCAGGCGCAGGCCCATGCGCTGAAGGAGCGGCAGTGGAGCCCCGAGCACCCGGTGCTCGCCGTCAACCTCAACAACATCTCCACCGAGCTGCTCGCGCTGGGCCGGACCGACGAGGCGCTCGCCACGCTCCAGCGCTCGCTCGCGTTATTGGAGGCGGCGCGCTCGAAGGACCACCCGAGCCTCGCCGCGCCGCTCAACAACCTCGCCGTGCTCCTGCGACGCGCGGGCCGGCTGGACGAGTCACGGCAGTACTTTCAGCGCGCGCTCGCCCTCTTCGAGCGCAGCAAGGGGCCGGACCACCCCAGCACCGCCACCGCGCTCGCGGGACTGGGGATGGTGGCCTATGACTCGCAGCAGCTCGACGAGGCGCTCACCTACAACCAGCAGGCACTGGAGCGGCTCCACCGGGGCCTGGGGCCGGACACGCCGCGCGCGGAGCAGCCACTGCGCAACCTGGCCCTCATCCACCTGCGCGCGGGCCGCCCCTACGAAGCGCGCAAGAGTCTCCTTCTCGCGCTGTCGATGCTGGAGAAGGAGAACGGCACGGACAGCGCGGTGACCACCGGCGTGCTGCGAGACCTCGCCCGCGTGGACCTGACGACGGGCGGCTGGACGGCCGCGCTCGCGCACTGCCAGCGATCGCTGAAGCTCGACGAGGGGACGCAGGGCGCGGAGAGCCCGGATACCGCGCTGGACCTCTCGTGCCTCGGTGAGGCGCAGCTGGGCCTGGGCGCGTCGGAGGAAGCGGTGCCGCTGCTGGAGCGCGCGCGGCGCATCGACGAGAAGGCGAGGCTGGACCGGCGGGATGCGGCGCGGGTGTCGTTCCTGCTGGCCCGCGCCCTGTGGGAGCGGCGCTCGCCCGAGGAGAGGACGCGCGCGATGACGCTGGCCCACGAGGCCCGGGGCTGGCTGGAGGCCCTGGGGATTCGCGCCCGCCCGGACCTGCGCGAGGTGGTGGCCTGGCAGGCCCGGCATCCCCCTTCCGTGAGCGAGGCCACCCGATGA
- a CDS encoding sigma-70 family RNA polymerase sigma factor yields the protein MTPGALTELLRAHVPPERQDALRAVPGLEALLEEHLAKGRESWPDVTLAPEHFLHHVARHLPPEGSLDDTLRALHAADLYLACACAAGEPQALRHFERHVLAKVATRLGQPPGVTLDEVLQVTRQRLLLGVAETPPKIAEYSGRGALGGWVRIVASRIARELRSQAGRQELFSDTPHALERLLSGGNPERELLQAHSRQVLTESLQAALQELTERERALLRLHHLHGLTMDRIATMYGEPRSSVARHVAQARERLLKLTRRELASRLKLDGQELESLLGLVQSRLDLSLHRLMDQG from the coding sequence ATGACGCCCGGTGCCCTCACGGAGCTGCTGCGGGCGCACGTGCCCCCGGAGCGTCAGGACGCGCTGCGCGCCGTACCCGGCTTGGAGGCACTGCTGGAAGAGCACCTCGCGAAGGGCCGGGAGTCCTGGCCCGATGTGACGCTCGCGCCGGAGCACTTCCTCCACCACGTGGCGCGACACCTGCCCCCAGAGGGTTCCCTCGACGACACGCTCCGCGCATTGCACGCCGCCGACCTGTACCTCGCCTGCGCGTGCGCCGCGGGCGAGCCCCAGGCCCTGCGTCACTTCGAGCGTCACGTCCTGGCGAAGGTGGCCACGCGCCTGGGCCAGCCGCCCGGCGTCACGCTGGACGAGGTGCTCCAGGTGACGCGCCAGCGACTGCTGCTGGGCGTGGCGGAGACGCCGCCGAAGATTGCCGAGTACTCCGGCCGGGGCGCGCTGGGCGGCTGGGTGCGCATCGTCGCCTCGCGCATCGCCCGTGAGCTGCGCAGTCAGGCAGGACGTCAGGAATTGTTCTCCGACACGCCCCACGCCCTGGAGCGTCTGCTGTCGGGCGGCAACCCGGAGCGAGAATTGCTCCAGGCCCACTCGCGTCAGGTGCTCACCGAGTCCCTCCAGGCCGCGCTCCAGGAGCTCACCGAGCGCGAGCGCGCCCTGCTCCGCCTGCACCACCTGCACGGCCTCACCATGGACCGCATCGCGACGATGTACGGCGAGCCCCGCTCCAGCGTCGCGCGCCACGTCGCCCAGGCCCGCGAGCGGCTCCTCAAGCTCACCCGCCGCGAGCTGGCCTCGCGGCTGAAGCTGGATGGGCAGGAGTTGGAAAGTCTGCTGGGACTGGTCCAGAGCCGGCTGGACCTCAGCCTCCACCGGCTGATGGACCAGGGCTGA
- a CDS encoding SPFH domain-containing protein — protein MDPIDPEVTTFVQELFNGVLLGALAYLFVRYVLGGLFTVDQNVRAVKVRLGRAERLSANLTNRDGPLSEGLARTDEERYVYPQLRVISSGGPYFKWPWEQVRKISVATQTLNMAFDPEAPEANQGGTMVDAVTKDQLNTGLTGQIRYRVSEKNLYAFLFGVKKPVAHVMGFFISILRQRIANFEAPPAAREADSLEASVVSGVSINDLRKNLRDLNEHMDHECRGSEARYGVVLEASLITGIDPPQEVESALAAINTAHNHVSSDISLAQASADQKIVQSRRAVEIETLKAQAEVEPLVALSNELSLLKRSGPGALQAYLRNIRLGLYQKAQAVVLGVKNG, from the coding sequence ATGGACCCGATAGACCCTGAAGTGACGACGTTCGTCCAGGAGCTCTTCAACGGAGTGCTCCTGGGCGCACTCGCCTATCTCTTCGTGCGCTACGTGCTGGGCGGCCTCTTCACCGTGGACCAGAACGTGCGCGCGGTGAAGGTGCGGCTGGGCCGCGCCGAGCGCCTCTCCGCCAACCTCACCAACCGCGACGGCCCGCTCTCCGAGGGGCTCGCCCGCACCGACGAGGAGCGCTACGTCTACCCGCAGCTGCGCGTCATCTCCTCCGGTGGCCCGTACTTCAAGTGGCCCTGGGAGCAGGTGCGCAAGATCTCCGTGGCCACGCAGACGCTCAACATGGCCTTCGACCCGGAGGCACCAGAGGCCAACCAGGGCGGCACCATGGTGGACGCCGTCACGAAGGACCAGCTCAACACCGGCCTCACCGGGCAGATCCGCTACCGCGTCTCGGAGAAGAACCTCTACGCCTTCCTCTTCGGCGTGAAGAAGCCGGTGGCCCACGTCATGGGCTTCTTCATCTCCATCCTCCGCCAGCGCATCGCCAACTTCGAGGCGCCCCCCGCCGCCCGCGAAGCGGACAGCCTGGAGGCCTCCGTCGTGTCGGGCGTATCCATCAACGACCTGCGGAAGAACCTGCGAGACCTCAACGAGCACATGGACCACGAGTGCCGAGGCAGTGAGGCGCGCTACGGCGTGGTGCTGGAGGCGTCGCTCATCACCGGCATCGACCCGCCGCAGGAGGTGGAGAGCGCGCTGGCCGCCATCAACACCGCGCACAACCACGTCTCCAGCGACATCAGCCTCGCGCAGGCCTCCGCGGACCAGAAAATCGTCCAGAGCCGCCGCGCGGTGGAGATTGAAACGCTCAAGGCCCAGGCGGAGGTGGAGCCCCTCGTCGCCCTCTCCAACGAGCTCTCGCTGCTCAAGCGCAGCGGCCCGGGCGCGCTCCAGGCGTACCTGCGCAACATCCGGCTGGGGCTGTACCAGAAGGCGCAGGCGGTGGTGCTGGGGGTGAAGAATGGTTAG
- a CDS encoding SPFH domain-containing protein — protein sequence MVSTLVGAIVGFFGMAIGIPAFFAFLRMLGFYAIVQERTCRVYVLFGSVVCTLDEPGFHFLWPKLGWKALIVNLVGRCQVVDLRLDQQYLRSQAVNSEEGAPMGIGIWYEMYVSDPKRFLFENADPRGSLAANVSNAAVRCLSNMKLAAMLETRHEMSRTVRAEVSPQSHEWGYKLGSVYVRKVHFRDANMIRQIEEKVVNRLRQVTSAIRQDGANQVSIITSTAERQSAVEFARAAALRPQIVGSALQKIGEDPEVLEATFSLLETQRLLESGAKLTLVPDGQRGELLSQLLTARTLSRP from the coding sequence ATGGTTAGCACGCTCGTGGGCGCCATCGTCGGCTTCTTCGGCATGGCCATCGGCATCCCCGCCTTCTTCGCCTTCCTCCGGATGCTCGGCTTCTACGCCATCGTCCAGGAGCGCACCTGCCGGGTGTACGTGCTGTTCGGCTCGGTGGTGTGCACGCTGGACGAGCCCGGCTTCCACTTCCTCTGGCCGAAGCTCGGGTGGAAGGCGCTCATCGTGAACCTGGTGGGCCGCTGCCAGGTGGTCGACTTGCGGCTGGACCAGCAGTACCTGCGCAGCCAGGCGGTGAACTCCGAGGAGGGCGCGCCGATGGGCATCGGCATCTGGTACGAGATGTACGTCTCGGACCCGAAGCGCTTCCTCTTCGAGAACGCGGACCCGCGCGGCAGTCTCGCCGCCAACGTGAGCAACGCGGCCGTGCGCTGTCTGTCCAACATGAAGCTGGCCGCCATGCTGGAGACGCGGCACGAGATGAGCCGCACCGTGCGCGCCGAGGTCAGCCCCCAGAGCCATGAGTGGGGCTACAAGCTGGGCAGCGTCTACGTGCGCAAGGTCCACTTCCGCGACGCGAACATGATTCGCCAGATTGAAGAGAAGGTCGTCAACCGGCTGCGCCAGGTGACGAGCGCCATCCGCCAGGACGGCGCCAACCAGGTGAGCATCATCACCAGCACCGCCGAGCGGCAGAGCGCGGTGGAGTTCGCCCGCGCCGCCGCGCTGCGGCCCCAGATTGTCGGCTCCGCGCTGCAGAAGATTGGCGAGGACCCCGAGGTGCTGGAGGCCACCTTCTCGCTGCTGGAGACGCAGCGCCTGCTGGAAAGCGGCGCGAAGCTCACCCTGGTGCCCGACGGTCAGCGCGGGGAATTGCTCTCGCAACTGCTGACGGCGCGCACGCTGTCCCGCCCGTAG
- a CDS encoding pyridoxal phosphate-dependent decarboxylase family protein: MSALDVTPAQFRRLADRISSLAEQWLAELDARRIAPATTGAATEALFADGLPEEGMKDAALEALKPLMDGARAGNARFLAYVFGSGEPVGVLGDYVASVINQNVTAWRSAPSVVSLERSVVRSLARAVGCEGFTGSFAGGGSAANLMGLAMAREALAPANDEGSPSGVVYASSEVHMSIPKAMALLGLGRKNLRLIPTDTAWRMRPELLERAIAEDVAAGRRPLAVVATAGTVNTGAVDPLPAVSRIARAHGLWMHVDGAYGALAAMALPEQFEGLSLADSLSMDAHKWLYQPADCGVLLFRDAGAARKAFSFSGDYVRTMTADSVEGFAFFDESIELSRRARALKVWLSVRYHGLAAFREAMRRDVENARRLEALVRAAPSLELLAPATLSAVCFRYAGAVPEAERDAFNARLMARINARGRAYLSNATLHGRFVLRACFVNHRTSPEDVDTVAAEVLAAAAELA; encoded by the coding sequence ATGAGCGCTCTCGATGTGACTCCCGCGCAGTTCCGTCGTCTCGCCGACCGCATCTCCTCGCTGGCGGAGCAGTGGCTCGCGGAGTTGGACGCGCGGCGCATCGCTCCCGCCACCACGGGCGCGGCGACGGAGGCCCTGTTCGCGGACGGTCTGCCTGAAGAGGGGATGAAGGACGCGGCGCTGGAGGCACTGAAGCCGCTGATGGACGGCGCCCGCGCGGGCAATGCGCGCTTCCTGGCGTACGTGTTCGGCTCGGGCGAGCCAGTGGGCGTGCTGGGCGACTACGTGGCCAGCGTCATCAACCAGAACGTCACCGCGTGGCGCTCCGCGCCCTCGGTGGTGAGCCTGGAGCGCTCGGTGGTGCGGAGCCTCGCGCGCGCGGTGGGCTGCGAGGGCTTCACCGGGAGCTTCGCGGGCGGCGGCTCGGCGGCGAATCTCATGGGCCTGGCCATGGCGCGCGAGGCCCTGGCCCCCGCCAACGACGAGGGCTCGCCCTCCGGCGTGGTGTACGCCTCGTCGGAGGTCCACATGTCCATCCCCAAGGCAATGGCGCTGCTGGGCCTGGGGCGGAAGAACCTGCGGCTGATTCCCACCGACACGGCGTGGCGCATGCGCCCCGAGTTGCTCGAGCGCGCCATCGCCGAGGACGTCGCGGCCGGGCGGCGTCCGCTGGCGGTGGTGGCCACCGCGGGCACCGTCAACACCGGCGCGGTGGACCCGCTGCCCGCCGTGTCCCGCATCGCCCGCGCGCACGGCCTGTGGATGCACGTGGACGGAGCCTACGGGGCGCTCGCCGCCATGGCCCTGCCGGAGCAATTCGAAGGCCTGTCGCTGGCGGACTCGCTGTCCATGGACGCGCACAAGTGGCTCTACCAACCGGCGGACTGCGGCGTGCTGCTGTTCCGGGACGCGGGCGCCGCGCGCAAGGCCTTCTCCTTCAGCGGCGACTACGTGCGCACCATGACGGCCGACTCGGTGGAGGGCTTCGCCTTCTTCGACGAGTCCATCGAGTTGTCCCGCCGCGCCCGCGCGCTGAAGGTATGGCTCTCCGTGCGCTACCACGGCCTCGCCGCCTTCCGGGAGGCCATGCGCCGCGACGTGGAGAATGCGCGTCGTCTGGAGGCCCTCGTCCGCGCCGCGCCCTCACTGGAGTTGCTCGCACCGGCGACGCTGAGCGCGGTGTGCTTCCGCTATGCCGGAGCCGTCCCCGAGGCGGAGCGCGACGCGTTCAACGCGCGGCTGATGGCCCGCATCAACGCGCGCGGCCGCGCCTATCTCTCCAACGCCACGCTGCACGGACGCTTCGTGCTGCGCGCGTGCTTCGTCAATCACCGCACCTCGCCCGAGGACGTGGACACGGTGGCGGCGGAGGTGCTCGCCGCCGCCGCGGAGCTGGCCTGA
- a CDS encoding methyl-accepting chemotaxis protein, producing the protein MWGRLSLRMQVAIAVLVPCLAVVLFSAVYFPARQRGVSAALLEKRVHAVGLLMAQHLTLLVAERAPDKDAVKDAVAEVFSRFASPTSPDGSSGFIVRYQALLLPNGQAVYEYGPSPSDGKGKSAGPVAAGTCVTSHSPARGEVTGVAVRCANGHLTYVADFGVEGAAFPLMDMDGSAVAGLAGALIVGLLLTFLISRNFVEPVSRVTEVVRDVTRGDMSRGELDVPATGEVRLMAQSFNQMLGTLRSTVMELMSRTEQLSGASRGLLGASADQEHVISQQAAYAQQIAATFEELSRTAEQISSSTEVVESAARRTHEAVAEAMAVVAQVVAGINDIRTESKGVADAIVGLNQDLQQVSKIAQVINQVAERSDLLALNAALEGTKAGEVGRGFSLVAAEMRKLAENVSASARDIARIVEKVQDSGEEAASKARVGMATSDRGVEVAEQASSVFQRIVELARGTSEAARQITIATRQQRQSSEQAVQGARNVAELVKQGVDATGRTTRIAQDLQAVAEGLTAVTCRFKTTRS; encoded by the coding sequence ATGTGGGGCCGGCTCAGCTTGCGGATGCAGGTGGCCATCGCGGTGCTGGTGCCCTGCCTGGCGGTGGTCCTCTTCTCGGCGGTGTACTTCCCCGCCCGGCAGCGCGGAGTCAGCGCGGCCCTGCTGGAGAAGCGGGTGCACGCGGTGGGGCTGCTGATGGCGCAGCACCTGACCCTGCTCGTGGCGGAGCGCGCCCCGGACAAGGATGCGGTGAAGGATGCGGTGGCGGAGGTGTTCAGCCGGTTTGCGTCGCCCACCTCACCGGACGGGAGTAGCGGCTTCATCGTGCGCTACCAGGCGCTGCTCCTTCCCAACGGCCAAGCGGTGTACGAGTACGGCCCGTCGCCCTCGGATGGCAAGGGGAAGAGCGCCGGCCCGGTCGCCGCGGGGACGTGTGTGACGTCCCACTCGCCGGCACGCGGCGAAGTGACGGGAGTGGCGGTGCGCTGCGCGAATGGGCACCTCACCTACGTGGCGGACTTCGGCGTGGAAGGCGCGGCGTTCCCGCTGATGGATATGGACGGGTCCGCGGTGGCGGGACTGGCGGGTGCGCTGATCGTGGGTCTGCTGCTGACGTTCCTCATCAGCCGCAACTTCGTCGAGCCGGTGTCGCGCGTGACGGAGGTGGTGCGGGACGTGACACGCGGAGACATGTCGCGCGGAGAACTGGACGTGCCGGCCACGGGCGAGGTGCGGCTCATGGCGCAGTCCTTCAACCAGATGCTCGGCACGCTGCGCAGCACGGTGATGGAGCTGATGTCCCGGACGGAGCAGCTCTCCGGCGCGTCGCGCGGGCTGCTGGGCGCGTCCGCGGACCAGGAGCACGTCATCAGCCAGCAGGCCGCCTATGCGCAGCAGATTGCCGCGACGTTCGAGGAGCTGAGCCGCACGGCGGAGCAGATCTCCAGCTCCACCGAGGTGGTGGAGTCCGCCGCGCGCCGCACGCACGAGGCGGTGGCCGAGGCCATGGCCGTGGTGGCCCAGGTGGTCGCCGGCATCAACGACATCCGCACCGAGTCCAAGGGCGTGGCGGATGCAATCGTGGGATTGAATCAGGACCTCCAGCAGGTCTCCAAGATTGCCCAGGTCATCAACCAGGTGGCGGAGCGCTCGGACCTGCTCGCGCTGAACGCGGCGCTGGAGGGCACGAAGGCGGGCGAGGTGGGGCGCGGCTTCTCGCTGGTGGCCGCGGAGATGCGCAAGCTGGCGGAGAACGTGTCCGCGTCCGCGCGCGACATCGCCCGCATCGTCGAGAAGGTGCAGGACTCCGGCGAGGAGGCCGCGTCCAAGGCGCGCGTGGGCATGGCCACCAGTGACCGTGGCGTGGAGGTGGCCGAGCAGGCCTCCTCCGTGTTCCAGCGCATCGTCGAGCTGGCGCGCGGCACCAGCGAGGCGGCGCGGCAGATCACCATCGCCACGCGGCAGCAGCGCCAGTCCAGCGAGCAGGCCGTGCAGGGTGCGCGCAATGTGGCGGAATTGGTGAAGCAGGGCGTGGACGCCACCGGGCGCACCACGCGCATCGCCCAGGACCTGCAGGCGGTGGCCGAAGGACTCACGGCCGTCACCTGCCGCTTCAAGACGACGCGGAGCTAA
- a CDS encoding NADH-quinone oxidoreductase subunit A, which yields MTPTPLSPYLPLAVVLLLAGGMAMLIPQITTRLGPRRPSAIKSTSFEAGSESTGPARQRFAVKFYVVALLFIVFDVEAVFLYPWAVNFKALGWFGYIEMLIFAVTLVVGLIYIWKKGALDWES from the coding sequence ATGACTCCCACTCCACTCTCGCCCTACCTGCCGCTGGCAGTGGTTCTGCTGCTGGCCGGTGGCATGGCGATGCTCATTCCCCAGATCACCACCCGCCTGGGGCCCCGGCGTCCGAGCGCCATCAAGTCCACCAGCTTCGAAGCCGGCTCCGAGTCGACCGGCCCGGCACGCCAGCGCTTCGCGGTGAAGTTCTACGTGGTGGCCCTGCTGTTCATCGTGTTCGACGTCGAAGCGGTGTTCCTGTACCCCTGGGCGGTCAACTTCAAGGCCCTCGGCTGGTTCGGCTACATCGAGATGCTCATCTTCGCGGTGACGCTCGTGGTGGGCCTCATCTACATCTGGAAGAAGGGCGCCCTGGACTGGGAGAGCTGA
- a CDS encoding NADH-quinone oxidoreductase subunit B, with protein sequence MADTDIAPVLATRRDEAMGFFQRMVSKGLGWARKYSLFTYPYATACCGMEYMSVAASRHDISRFGAEFPRFSPRQADLLMVVGTINLKQAPILKRVYEQMAEPKWVVAFGVCASSGGFYDNYAVLQGIDRIIPVDVYIPGCPPRPEQVLDGLMLLQDKIGNQVHRIADREQPNPTAARHDLLLSMGK encoded by the coding sequence ATGGCTGACACCGACATTGCTCCTGTTCTGGCCACCCGCCGCGATGAGGCCATGGGCTTCTTCCAGCGGATGGTCTCCAAGGGTCTGGGCTGGGCCCGCAAGTACTCGCTGTTCACCTACCCATACGCCACCGCCTGCTGCGGCATGGAGTACATGTCCGTGGCGGCGAGCCGTCACGACATCTCGCGCTTCGGCGCCGAGTTCCCCCGCTTCTCGCCCCGTCAGGCAGACCTCTTGATGGTGGTGGGCACCATCAACCTGAAGCAGGCCCCCATCCTCAAGCGCGTCTACGAGCAGATGGCCGAACCCAAGTGGGTCGTGGCCTTCGGCGTCTGCGCGTCGTCGGGCGGCTTCTACGACAACTACGCGGTGCTCCAGGGCATCGACCGCATCATCCCGGTGGACGTCTACATCCCCGGCTGCCCGCCGCGCCCGGAGCAGGTGCTGGACGGCCTGATGCTGCTCCAGGACAAGATTGGCAACCAGGTGCACCGCATCGCGGACCGCGAGCAGCCGAACCCCACGGCCGCGCGGCACGACCTGCTGCTGTCCATGGGCAAGTAA